CGCCCACTCCCACACGTCGAGCCCGATCGACCCGCTGATCACCTGCAGCACGCGCCCGGCGTACTTGCGACCGGTGAGGCCGTGCCACTTCATCAGTTCGCTGCGTTCGTCGATGGGCAGCGCGTACCAGTTCTGCCCGGTCTCGCGCTTCTTGTCCATGGGATACACGCACACGTACGGCATGCGTTCGCCCGGCGGCAGCGGATACAGCCGCCGCTGCACGTGTTCGGTGGCCAACTCGGCGTCCACGCGCTTCTTCAGCTCCTCCTTGTAGACGTCGTCCCCCACCTTGCCGCCCCGCGCCACGGCGTCGCGCGCCAGCTGCGCCGTCAGATAATACAGCCCGGCCTCGGTGACGCTGAGAAAGAACTCCACCGGCGTGAGAAAGTCCGCCAGGCGCGTCTGCGCCACGCGGGCTTGCGCGGCTCCCACGGCGTCGAGCGTGGGCCGGAAGTGCATCACCAGCACGT
This genomic interval from Gemmatimonadaceae bacterium contains the following:
- the hemQ gene encoding hydrogen peroxide-dependent heme synthase, which codes for MPAQALAPETLEGWYVLQQAFAVDRAALRRLPDAEFDAAWREFAAVMAELAGGDGADGWSALAPLVGSRADVLVMHFRPTLDAVGAAQARVAQTRLADFLTPVEFFLSVTEAGLYYLTAQLARDAVARGGKVGDDVYKEELKKRVDAELATEHVQRRLYPLPPGERMPYVCVYPMDKKRETGQNWYALPIDERSELMKWHGLTGRKYAGRVLQVISGSIGLDVWEWAVTLFAADPLEFKKIVSEMRFDEASAKYGEFGNFYVGRIAAPDVWARALRA